The Prinia subflava isolate CZ2003 ecotype Zambia chromosome 21, Cam_Psub_1.2, whole genome shotgun sequence genome window below encodes:
- the KLHDC7A gene encoding kelch domain-containing protein 7A has protein sequence MPQRAPPAWHSDMPLPGKLLLSAAALLLLSLALRFYRNRSPPPGKIPPGEQRENRDGDGDGDGGARRRRRDAGDKSGNGLGMRHAALQGERSFPRSEEEEGEEVDSELGLIPRKAPLGEARTERELGRKLGWKLGIKSGNEAGVELGRDPGSRMGRELGKEPGRELGSRLGIKLGNNPGRKPGSKVVTKPGNEQAIELGNKLGIKSGIELGSEQGGKPGSKLGSKAGIKVGSELGTESGILLGSDLGSKAGIEVGSEAEILLGSELGGKAGAELGTGPGIPLGSELGIPLGSELGSHAPGAVAGARSSPAERDPPSPSPGRSPGHARTEGDGCAQSTERDPAGAGRSREGSTGTVRTLSVTSGLGLLLAASEAGSDTSYCFSSVAKIRVEENLIPERRDSGTDSPPGPGLRGKVYDYFVQSSSEAVSRRAPLPFVPAGTSQRRGERGQAGPHSSGTQRENPARETPDPDASTAPQEGTESPPEPPSPGWKDSALGIAPQPPHGAPEPCQAPAPGQVHLGNCSEVLSQAKARQLRALQDAALQVMSQHLLQVLRSPDIYGRLNAGERELLPALRSRGRPRLVVADVPPAEPGHRRGRLCYYDEDGDRWCQLCQLPAEVSGRGCAVCSMFNYLFVVPGWEGAGRERSPSRRVLCYDPLGDSWCDVCPLRQARPRCRLVALDGHLYAIGGECLATVERYDPRRDRWAFAAALPRDTFAVAHAAAACGGDIFVTGGTLRSLLLRYDARGDAWAAGPAVGDKDGTAELVGAHGFLYRFQVRRGAGGTEVAVSRCSASAGLWYRCAGRPLPEPAGLRCAALGGLVHCLGRGFHLRFLADPVAPRFGARELRPFPAPHGSLLPAVLVLPEGGAEPPRL, from the coding sequence ATGCCCCAGCGGGCGCCCCCGGCCTGGCACTCGGACATGCCGCTGCCcgggaagctgctgctgtcgGCGGCCgcgctgctgctcctgtccctggccCTCAGGTTTTACAGGAACCGCTCCCCTCCCCCGGGAAAAATCCCGCCGGGAGAGCAGCGGGAAAAccgggatggggatggggatggggatgggggtgcgaggaggaggaggagggatgcGGGGGACAAATCTGGGAATGGCCTCGGGATGCGGCACGCGGCTCTCCAGGGGGAGAGGAGTTTTCCAaggagtgaggaggaggaaggagaggaggtggATTCGGAGCTGGGGCTGATTCCCAGGAAAGCCCCGCTTGGTGAGGCCAGGACGGAGAGGGAGTTGGGAAGGAAACTGGGATGGAAGTTGGGAATTAAATCAGGAAATGAAGCAGGGGTTGAGCTGGGGAGGGATCCCGGGAGCAGGatgggaagggagctgggaaaagagCCGGGAAGAGAGCTGGGAAGCAGGCTGGGAATCAAGCTGGGAAATAATCCAGGAAGAAAGCCAGGAAGCAAAGTGGTAACGAAGCCAGGAAATGAGCAGGCAATCGAGCTGGGAAATAAATTGGGAATTAAATCAGGAATCGAGCTGGGAAGTGAGCAGGGAGGCAAACCGGGAAGCAAGCTGGGAAGCAAGGCAGGAATCAAGGTGGGAAGTGAACTGGGAACTGAGTCGGGAATTTTGCTGGGAAGTGATCTTGGAAGTAAGGCAGGAATCGAGGTGGGAAGTGAGGCAGAAATTCTGCTGGGAAGTGAGCTGGGAGgcaaggcaggagctgagctgggaactGGGCCAGGAATTCCACTGGGAAGCGAGCTGGGAATTCCGCTGGGAAGTGAGCTGGGCTCTCACGCTCCCGGGGCCGTGGCCGGAGCCCGGAGCAGCCCCGCGGAGAGGGACCCACCCTCCCCAAGCCCCGGGCGTTCCCCAGGCCATGCCCGCACAGAGGGGGATGGATGTGCCCAGAGCACGGAGCGGGATCCAGCTGGAGCCGGGAGGAGCCGGGAGGGCAGCACGGGGACAGTCCGGACCCTCAGCGTCACCTCcggcctggggctgctgctggcggcGAGCGAGGCGGGCTCGGACACCTCCTACTGCTTCTCCTCGGTGGCCAAGATCCGGGTGGAGGAGAACCTCATCCCGGAGCGCCGGGACAGCGGCACGGACAgcccgcccgggcccggccTGCGGGGCAAAGTCTACGACTACTTCGTGCAGTCCAGCTCCGAGGCGGTGTCCAGGCGGGCGCCCCTGCCCTTCGTCCCTGCAGGGACGTCCCAgcgccgcggggagcggggccaggCAGGGCCGCACAGCTCCGGAACCCAGCGGGAGAACCCAGCTCGGGAAACTCCTGACCCCGACGCCTCCACAGCTCCACAGGAGGGCACGGAGAGCCCTCCCGAGCCACCTTCTCCCGGCTGGAAGGACAGCGCCCTCGGGATCGCCCCCCAGCCCCCGCACGGGGCTCCTGAGCCGTGCCAAGCGCCAGCGCCCGGCCAGGTGCACCTGGGGAACTGCAGCGAGGTTCTGAGCCAGGCCAAGGCGCGGCAGCTGCGGGCGCTGCAGGACGCCGCGCTGCAGGTGATGagccagcacctcctgcaggTGCTGCGCTCCCCGGACATCTACGGCCGCCTCAACGCCGGCGAGCGGGAGCTGCTCCCGGCACTCCGGAGCCGCGGGCGGCCGCGCCTGGTGGTGGCCGATGTCCCCCCGGCCGAGCCCGGCCACCGCCGCGGCCGCCTCTGCTACTACGACGAGGACGGGGACCGctggtgccagctgtgccagctgccgGCTGAGGTGTCCGGGCGGGGCTGCGCCGTGTGCTCCATGTTCAATTACCTGTTCGTGGTGCCCGGCTGGGAGGGCGCGGGCCGGGAGCGGAGCCCCTCGCGCCGCGTGCTCTGCTACGACCCGCTGGGTGACAGCTGGTGCGACGTCTGTCCCCTGCGCCAGGCAAGGCCGCGCTGCCGGCTGGTGGCCCTGGACGGCCACCTCTACGCCATTGGGGGCGAGTGCTTGGCCACCGTGGAGCGCTACGACCCGCGGCGGGACCGCTGGGCCTTcgccgccgccctgccccgcGACACCTTCGCCGTGGCCCACGCGGCCGCCGCGTGCGGCGGGGACATCTTCGTCACCGGGGGCACCCTGCGCTCGCTGCTGCTGCGCTACGACGCCCGCGGGGACGCCTGGGCCGCCGGCCCGGCCGTGGGCGACAAGGACGGCACGGCCGAGCTGGTGGGCGCCCACGGGTTCCTGTACCGCTTCCAGGTGCGGCGCGGCGCCGGTGGCACCGAGGTGGCCGTGTCGCGGTGCAGCGCCAGCGCCGGGCTGTGGTACCGCTGCGCCGGCCGCCCCCTGCCCGAGCCGGCCGGGCTGCGCTGCGCCGCCCTGGGCGGCCTCGTCCACTGCCTGGGCCGCGGTTTCCACCTCCGCTTCCTGGCCGACCCCGTCGCGCCGCGCTTCGGGGCCAGGGAGCTGCGGCCCTTCCCCGCGCCCCACGGGAGCCTCCTGCCCGCCGTGCTGGTGCTGCCCGAGGggggcgcggagccgccgcggcTCTGA